Proteins encoded in a region of the Drosophila busckii strain San Diego stock center, stock number 13000-0081.31 chromosome 2L, ASM1175060v1, whole genome shotgun sequence genome:
- the LOC108602702 gene encoding LOW QUALITY PROTEIN: uncharacterized protein LOC108602702 (The sequence of the model RefSeq protein was modified relative to this genomic sequence to represent the inferred CDS: deleted 1 base in 1 codon), with translation MRVLLTLWGCLSLWLVQTDAQGFIAPPSAGIPNGPPGLYNAHRRQLNLQNYNQQNFVQAGVELPIPTQHTQRQHHPQQQYQQQQQQHHQQQHRFAPFPQQQQQQPQQSHSNQQFQRSTQNQLQTSPQFPQAPVSQQQQLPTAGSNLELHHQNFLDLRNYASSQQQLPQRHKQFPDARLQSHANYQQQQHPQQQQQFGFQQPQQFAQQTTQKLPSQAPVPTFQSVQQQQQRPQQQQQAPQQQQYQLTPQLGLPVPNIFNNVQSTAFPVQPSRETLQQHPQFPAQQQQQHQFVSNGPQPQAADQEYKQKLIQKHEQFVAKQYEKSQHKVRQQHEEFLAKQHAIKQHVLPTIISQHNNFPAQQLHQHQQQQQQFGPPRGRPVAHATEYNQFNSALQQYYKEHPTTTTTTTTTTTTTEAKHHAQEERIYSQVKAELGKYATQKATAKKPVKTIARDELLKQLKAALSEAPQQPLSGNKTYDEMDLVLPNGQRVQVIRTTDPNLVQGQQAYSQDQLQTLLAQQALGNADAKLSLSDVAPSGSKDLALPGGGKVQILRSPDPQESDSLPVQALPGGVDLSSLASLYGGAASDIQGISNGANSIASSAVITSDSDEPPSLEELAKRGLIPDGYEIEGLSSKSATSAPPTLPPKKKATYVYLEEQADGSFKIQGVKANGEKETKQTGAEVESILERIRGGEIKLPPSVYRLTLPNDEVVEIKSGKIIQTTTTRAPASTTRFSSTTTTTTTPAPFFSRATPINHRQYHPSRLSSTTSTTTTTTSTTSTPYTSRFGSTAASLTRTTPAPIYSPVTVSTTSPYSASVSTHLPVVTERLSDITQTPDVPAQTEAQYADALVQETENTEKAASVLANPSEDLLHILKQNGLFAMAKYLRQSGLDSILNETGPYTIFVPTDKAFKNLLVQLGGPERAEEKFRSNPRLLSGLLLHHVIPGAFEIATLQDEMTGVSLAGTQLRVNQYKMHDQEWNDVTLTTINGAMVVLNKKDIKIPQGVAHAVDRVMFPLPVGDLLQTLQSDREGRFSNFLKILYTSGLSEKLQSKGVKTYTVFAPVDKSFSELDSDTLEKLYTDKEAAEQFAMKHIVPGALFSAGMRFYQVKDSLYTGKTVVLQKTSAGKIKVNDAQMVTSNIPATNGVIHALDGVLA, from the exons CCGCCTGGCTTATACAATGCACATCGTcgtcaattgaatttgcagAATTATAATCAACAGAACTTTGTCCAAGCTGGCGTAGAGTTGCCCATACCAACGCAGCATACGCAGCGCCAGCATCATCCACAACAgcaatatcagcagcagcagcagcaacatcatcaacagcaacatcgcTTTGCGCCTttcccacagcagcagcagcagcagccgcagcaatcGCATAGCAATCAACAGTTCCAACGCTCTACGCAGAATCAACTGCAAACATCGCCGCAGTTTCCACAAGCTCCAGttagtcaacagcagcaattgccaaCAGCTGGCAGCAATCTCGAGTTGCATCATCAGAACTTTTTAGATTTGCGTAACTATGCGAGCtcgcagcaacagttgccacagCGCCACAAGCAATTTCCCGATGCACGCCTGCAATCCCACGCTAActaccagcaacagcagcacccacaacagcagcagcaatttggctTCCAGCAGCCTCAACAGTTTGCGCAACAGACCACACAGAAGTTACCCAGTCAGGCGCCCGTGCCGACGTTCCAAAGCGTa cagcagcagcagcaacgaccacagcagcagcaacaagcgccacagcagcagcaatatcagCTGACACCACAGTTAGGTTTGCCCGTTCCCAACATCTTCAACAATGTGCAGTCCACGGCTTTTCCCGTGCAACCCTCACGCGAGACCTTGCAGCAGCACCCACAGTTCccagcgcaacagcaacagcaacatcagttCGTCAGCAATGGCCCACAGCCCCAGGCCGCAGATCAAGAGTACAAGCAAAAGCTGATACAAAAGCACGAACAATTCGTAGCCAAGCAGTATGAGAAGTCGCAGCACAAGGTGCGCCAGCAACACGAGGAGTTCCTGGCCAAGCAGCATGCCATCAAGCAGCACGTGCTGCCCACCATCATCAGTCAGCACAACAACTTCCCAGCCCAGCAGCTTcaccagcaccaacagcagcagcagcagtttggtCCACCACGCGGTCGCCCCGTCGCCCATGCCACCGAGTACAATCAGTTCAATAGCGCTTTGCAGCAATACTACAAAGAGCAtccgacgacgacaacaaccaCCACGACAACTACTACAACCACTGAGGCTAAGCACCACGCCCAAGAAGAACGTATCTACTCGCAGGTCAAGGCCGAGCTGGGCAAGTATGCCACACAGAAGGCAACGGCCAAGAAGCCAGTCAAGACCATAGCACGCGATGAGCTGCTCAAGCAACTGAAGGCAGCATTGTCCGAGGCTCCGCAGCAACCACTGAGTGGCAACAAGACCTACGATGAGATGGACCTAGTGCTGCCCAATGGCCAGCGCGTGCAGGTGATACGCACCACGGATCCCAATCTGGTGCAGGGACAGCAAGCCTATTCGCAGGATCAGCTGCAAACTCTGCTGGCGCAGCAGGCGCTGGGCAATGCCGATGCCAAGCTGAGCTTAAGCGATGTGGCGCCCAGTGGCAGCAAGGATTTGGCGCTGCCTGGCGGCGGCAAGGTGCAGATCTTACGCTCACCCGATCCCCAAGAGTCCGACTCGCTGCCAGTGCAGGCGCTGCCCGGTGGCGTTGATCTGTCCAGTCTGGCGTCGCTTTATGGAGGCGCAGCTAGCGATATACAGGGCATTAGCAATGGCGCCAATAGCATTGCCAGCTCGGCAGTGATTACCTCAGACTCCGATGAGCCACCGTCGCTGGAGGAGCTGGCCAAGCGCGGTCTCATACCCGATGGCTACGAAATCGAGGGCTTGAGCTCCAAGTCCGCTACGTCCGCACCGCCCACGTTGCCGCCCAAAAAGAAGGCCACCTATGTGTATCTGGAGGAGCAGGCCGATGGCAGCTTCAAGATCCAGGGCGTCAAGGCCAATGGCGAGAAGGAGACCAAGCAAACGGGCGCCGAGGTGGAGAGCATACTGGAGCGCATACGCGGCGGCGAAATCAAACTGCCGCCCTCGGTCTACCGCTTGACCCTGCCCAATGATGAGGTGGTCGAGATCAAGAGCGGCAAGATTATCCAAACCACCACAACACGTGCGCCAGCCAGCACCACACGCttcagcagcaccaccacaacaacaaccactcCAGCGCCTTTCTTCTCACGCGCCACGCCCATCAACCATCGCCAGTACCATCCCTCACGCCTaagcagcaccaccagcactacaaccaccaccaccagcaccacaaGTACGCCGTATACGTCACGCTTTGGCAGCACCGCCGCCAGTTTGACTCGCACCACTCCAGCACCCATCTACAGTCCAGTCACAGTGTCCACCACCTCGCCCTACAGCGCCAGCGTTTCCACCCACCTGCCCGTGGTCACGGAGCGCCTGTCGGACATCACCCAGACCCCTGATGTGCCCGCCCAGACTGAAGCCCAATACGCCGATGCGCTGGTGCAGGAGACCGAGAACACTGAGAAAGCCGCCTCGGTGCTGGCCAATCCCAGCGAGGATCTGCTGCACATACTCAAGCAGAACGGACTGTTCGCCATGGCCAAGTATTTGCGTCAGAGCGGCCTGGACAGCATACTCAACGAAACGGGACCCTACACCATCTTTGTGCCCACCGATAAGGCGTTCAAGAATCTGCTGGTGCAGCTGGGCGGACCCGAAAGAGCCGAGGAGAAGTTCCGCTCCAATCCCAGACTGCTGAGTGGT ttgctgttgcatcaTGTTATTCCCGGTGCCTTCGAGATAGCCACGCTGCAGGACGAAATGACGGGCGTTTCCCTGGCCGGCACCCAGCTGCGCGTCAAT CAATACAAAATGCACGATCAGGAGTGGAACGATGTTACT CTGACCACCATTAACGGCGCCATGGTTGTGCTTAACAAGAAGGACATTAAGATCCCGCAGGGCGTGGCACATGCCGTGGATCGCGTCATGTTCCCACTGCCAGTGGGTGATCTGCTCCAAACGCTGCAGTCGGATCGCGAGGGTCGCTTCTCCAACTTCCTAAAGATTCTCTACACCTCTGGCCTGTCCGagaagctgcaaagcaaag GCGTTAAAACCTACACTGTGTTCGCTCCCGTGGACAAGAGCTTCAGCGAACTGGACTCGGACACGCTGGAGAAACTGTATACGGACAAGGAGGCCGCCGAGCAGTTCGCCATGAAGCACATTGTGCCCGGCGCGCTCTTCTCGGCCGGCATGCGCTTCTATCAGGTGAAGGACTCGCTCTACACTGGCAAGACGGTTGTGCTCCAGAAGACCTCCGCCGGCAAGATCAAGGTGAACGATGCCCAGATGGTCACATCGAATATCCCAGCCACCAATGGCGTCATTCATGCCCTGGACGGTGTGCTGGCGTGA